In Blastopirellula marina, the DNA window TGACTTCGCGGCCCTCGAAAGGGGTCCAACGGCACTTGGTTTCCATGTTAGGACTACGGATCACCTGGGTTTTGTTCATGTCGATCAGGACCAAGTCGGCATCATAACCAACCTCGATGCGTCCCTTTTCCATGATGTCCCAGACGAGCGCTGGCCCTTCGCACATCCAGTGAACGACGTCTTCAATGGTGCACTTGTCCTTAGCGACCAAATCTAGCATCAACGGCAGTGCCGTATCGACCCCAGGCACACCGCTCGGCGTGTCGGGGTAGCGTCCACACTTCTCTTCGTATTCGTGCGGAGCGTGATCTGTTGCAACGATTTGGATCTTATCGTCCAAAAGTGCCTGCAGCAGAGCTTCGTTGTCTTCAGCCGTCTTCAGCGAAGGATTCATCTGAGCCAGTGTACCCAGATTCATGTAGCTGTCGGTGTTGAGGAACAAGTGATGTGGCGTCACTTCCGCGGTGATCACATCGGCATGGTCTTCAAACACTTCGACGGACGCGCCAGCGCTGACGTGGCAAATGTGCAGGCGATGCTTGTATTCGCGGGCCAAAGCACACGCGCGCTTCACAGCGGCAACTTCTGCTTCGACATTGCGAATCTTGGAATGATCGACCACATTCTTGGTGCCGGCCAGTTCCTGCTTCATCTTGTCGATGATCGATTCGTCTTCCGCATGGACGGCGATCGGCAGTTTGGTTTCGGCGAAAATGGCTTCCAGCAAACCAGGGTCAGTCAGCGCCATATCGCCGGTGCTGCTACCCATATAAATCTTAATGCCAGGTGTCCGAGTGGCTTTCTTAAGCTCTTCCATGTTGTTGAGCGTCGCGCCCATGAAGAACCCATAGTTG includes these proteins:
- a CDS encoding dihydroorotase, with translation MKTLIKNATVILPDGPQKTSVLIDGAQIAEIDPAESVKVDETVYAYGMTLIPGVIDAHVHMRDPGLTNKEDLRSGSRACAKGGITTFLEMPNTNPATVSQKLLEEKLTLAANKSIVNYGFFMGATLNNMEELKKATRTPGIKIYMGSSTGDMALTDPGLLEAIFAETKLPIAVHAEDESIIDKMKQELAGTKNVVDHSKIRNVEAEVAAVKRACALAREYKHRLHICHVSAGASVEVFEDHADVITAEVTPHHLFLNTDSYMNLGTLAQMNPSLKTAEDNEALLQALLDDKIQIVATDHAPHEYEEKCGRYPDTPSGVPGVDTALPLMLDLVAKDKCTIEDVVHWMCEGPALVWDIMEKGRIEVGYDADLVLIDMNKTQVIRSPNMETKCRWTPFEGREVTGWPVRTWVCGKEVYRDGKFDESRMGVEAMFDHSRGGYWEGVED